One genomic window of Medicago truncatula cultivar Jemalong A17 chromosome 1, MtrunA17r5.0-ANR, whole genome shotgun sequence includes the following:
- the LOC11428091 gene encoding thaumatin-like protein 1 has protein sequence MDHLSIFSFLLALHLSISGVISTTFTFVNKCDYTVWPGILSNAGVPTLPTTGFVLQTGETTTVAAPASWGGRFWGRTLCSQDTDGKFSCVTGDCGSGKVECSGNGATPPATLAEFTLDGSGGLDFFDVSLVDGYNVPMLVAPQGGSGDNCTTTGCISDLNGACPSELRVMSVDGKDGVACKSACEAFNSPEYCCSGAYGTPDTCKPSTYSQLFKNACPRAYSYAYDDKTSTFTCANAVDYTITFCSSPTTSQKSTQGQDTKQESSSNSASPQLNNDNTMVYEGGIDQSEISKAMCTHVLLLQSQTIACIISITMVLWRLCQLF, from the exons ATGGATCACCTATCAATTTTTTCATTCTTATTAGCACTTCATCTATCAATTTCAG GTGTAATTTCAACAACATTCACATTTGTTAACAAATGTGACTACACAGTGTGGCCAGGGATTCTTTCAAATGCTGGGGTCCCAACACTTCCAACCACCGGCTTCGTTCTCCAAACAGGCGAAACCACCACCGTCGCTGCACCAGCCTCATGGGGTGGCCGTTTCTGGGGCAGAACTCTCTGCTCCCAAGACACTGATGGAAAATTCTCATGTGTCACCGGCGATTGTGGCTCCGGAAAGGTTGAATGCTCCGGTAACGGAGCCACACCACCGGCAACTTTAGCCGAATTCACATTAGACGGCTCTGGTGGTCTTGACTTCTTCGATGTTAGTCTTGTTGACGGTTACAATGTGCCTATGCTAGTCGCCCCTCAGGGAGGCTCTGGCGATAATTGCACCACCACAGGATGCATCAGTGATCTCAACGGCGCGTGTCCTTCGGAGCTTAGAGTGATGAGTGTGGATGGGAAAGACGGTGTCGCGTGTAAAAGCGCGTGCGAAGCTTTTAATTCACCGGAGTATTGCTGCAGCGGCGCGTATGGGACACCAGACACTTGCAAACCTTCTACTTATTCTCAATTGTTTAAGAACGCTTGCCCACGTGCATATAGCTATGCATATGATGATAAGACCAGCACTTTCACTTGTGCAAATGCAGTAGATTATACTATCACATTTTGTTCTTCTCCTACCACAAG TCAGAAGTCAACACAAGGGCAAGACACAAAACAAGAAAGTTCTTCTAACTCTGCCTCACCTCAGCTTAACAATGACAATACAATGGTTTATGAAGGTGGTATTGATCAAAGTGAAATCTCAAAGGCCATGTGCACCCATGTGCTCCTGCTCCAATCACAAACTATTGCGTGCATTATTAGCATCACTATGGTCCTTTGGCGGTTGTGCCAACTCTTTTAA
- the LOC11445571 gene encoding endoplasmin homolog: MRKWTIPSTLLLLSLLLLLADQGQKFQANAEGNSDEIVDPPKVEEKLGAVPHGLSTDSDVVKRESESISKRSLRSNAEKFEFQAEVSRLMDIIINSLYSNKDIFLRELISNASDALDKIRFLSLTDKDILGEGDNAKLEIQIKLDKEKKILSIRDRGIGMTKEDLVKNLGTIAKSGTSAFVEKMQTSGDLNLIGQFGVGFYSVYLVADYVEVISKHNDDKQYVWESKADGAFAISEDTWNEPLGRGTEIKIHLKEEASEYVEEYKLKELVKRYSEFINFPIYIWGSKEVDVEVPADEDDESSEEEDTTESPKEESEDEDADKDEDEEKKPKTKTVKETTYEWELLNDVKAIWLRNPKEVTEEEYTKFYHSLAKDFSDDKPLSWSHFTAEGDVEFKAVLYVPPKAPQDLYESYYNSNKSNLKLYVRRVFISDEFDELLPKYLSFLSGLVDSDTLPLNVSREMLQQHSSLKTIKKKLIRKALDMIRRLAEEDPDESTDREKKEETSSDVDEKKGQYTKFWNEFGKSIKLGIIEDATNRNRLSKLLRFETTKSEGKLTSLDQYISRMKAGQKDIFYITGTSKEQLENSPFLERLKKKNFEVIFFTDPVDEYLMQYLMDYEDKKFQNVSKEGLKLGKDSKDKELKESFKDLTKWWKNSLANDNVDDVKISNRLDNTPCVVVTSKFGWSANMERIMQSQTLSDAKKQAYMRGKRVLEINPRHPIIKELRERVVKNPEDESVKQTAQLMYQTALFESGFLLNDPKDFASRIYDSVKTSLDISPDATVEEEDETEVEVESETKEEAPASNEADEVNDDGDVKDEL; this comes from the exons ATGAGGAAGTGGACGATTCCTTccactcttcttcttctctctcttcttcttcttctcgcAGATCAAG GTCAAAAATTTCAAGCGAATGCGGAAGGTAATTCAGATGAAATCGTAGATCCACCGAAAGTGGAGGAAAAGCTCGGCGCTGTTCCTCATGGACTTTCAACCGATTCAGATGTCGTTAAGAG GGAATCGGAGTCGATTTCGAAGAGATCCCTTCGCAGTAATGCGGAGAAGTTTGAGTTTCAAGCTGAAGTTTCAAGGCTTATGGATATTATCATCAATTCGCTTTACAGTAATAAGGATATTTTCCTCAGGGAACTGATTTcaaatgcttctgat GCATTGGACAAGATTAGGTTCCTATCCCTCACTGATAAGGACATTTTGGGTGAAGGTGACAATGCCAAGCTTGAAATCCAG ATCAAGTTAGATAAGGAAAAGAAAATTCTATCTATTAGAGATAGAGGTATTGGTATGACAAAGGAGGATTTGGTAAAGAATTTGGGTACCATAGCAAAATCTGGAACTTCag CATTTGTTGAGAAAATGCAGACAAGTGGTGATCTCAATCTAATTGGGCAATTTGGAGTTGGTTTCTACTCTGTGTATCTTGTTGCCGACTATGTTGAAGTTATTAGCAAGCATAATGACGACAAACA GTATGTATGGGAATCTAAAGCTGATGGAGCATTTGCAATTTCAGAAGATACATGGAATGAACCACTAGGACGTGGAACAGAGATTAAAATACACCTCAAAGAAGAGGCCAGCGAGTACGTGGAAGAGTATAAGCTCAAA GAATTGGTGAAGAGATACTCTGAATTTATTAACTTCCCTATCTATATCTGGGGAAGCAAAGAGGTTGATGTAGAGGTTCCTGCTGATGAAGACGACGAATCTTCTGAGGAAGAGGATACAA CTGAAAGCCCCAAGGAAGaaagtgaagatgaagatgctgataaagatgaagatgaagaaaaaaagccTAAAACAAAGACAGTGAAGGAAACAACTTACGAGTGGGAACTCTTAAATGATGTGAAGGCTATATGGCTGAGGAATCCAAAGGAGGTTACAGAGGAAGAGTACACAAAATTCTACCATTCTCTTGCCAAG GATTTTAGCGATGACAAACCTTTATCATGGAGCCACTTTACTGCTGAAGGTGATGTCGAGTTCAAAGCAGTCCTTTATGTGCCACCTAAAGCACCTCAGGACTTATATGAGAGTTATTACAATTCAAACAAATCCAACCTGAAGTTGTATGTTAGACGAGTGTTCATTTcagatgaatttgatgaattgttgcCCAAGTATTTGAGCTTTTTGAGC GGCCTTGTTGATTCTGACACTTTGCCATTGAATGTATCACGAGAAATGCTTCAACAACACAGTAGTCTGaagacaataaaaaagaaacttaTTAGGAAAGCCCTCGATATGATCCGTAGGCTTGCTGAAGAGGACCCTGATGAGTCCACTGACAGAGAAAAGAAAG AAGAGACATCCTCTGATGTTGATGAGAAGAAAGGTCAATACACCAAGTTCTGGAATGAGTTTGGAAAATCCATTAAACTTGGTATCATTGAGGATGCCACCAACAGAAATCGTTTATCAAAACTGCTCAGATTTGAAAC CACCAAGTCTGAGGGTAAATTGACATCTCTTGATCAGTACATATCTAGAATGAAAGCTGGACAGAAGGATATCTTTTACATAACTGGAACCAGCAAAGAACAACTGGAAAATTCACCATTCCTTGAGCgtctgaagaagaaaaactttGAG GTTATTTTCTTCACTGACCCAGTTGATGAATACTTGATGCAATACCTGATGGATTATGAAGATAAGAAGTTCCAAAATGTGTCCAAGGAGGGTTTGAAACTCGGGAAGGATTCTAAAGACAAGGAACTAAAGGAATCCTTCAAGGATCTAACTAAGTGGTGGAAAAATTCCCTTGCAAATGACAATGTCGATGATGTGAAGATATCCAACCGATTGGATAACACTCCTTGTGTAGTGGTGACATCAAAATTTGGTTGGAGTGCAAACATGGAGAGAATTATGCAGTCTCAAACTTTGTCAGATGCTAAAAAGCAAGCATACATGCGCGGCAAGAGGGTTCTTGAGATCAATCCTAGACACCCTATCATCAAGGAACTCCGGGAGAGAGTAGTTAAGAACCCTGAG GATGAGAGTGTGAAGCAAACGGCACAGCTGATGTACCAGACTGCACTTTTCGAAAGTGGTTTCTTGTTGAATGATCCCAAGGATTTTGCTTCCAGAATTTATGATTCAGTGAAGACTAGCTTAGACATCAGTCCTGATGCAACAGTTGAAGAGGAAGATGAGACTGAAGTTGAGGTTGAAAgtgaaacaaaagaagaagCACCTGCTTCAAATGAAGCTGATGAGGTAAATGACGATGGTGATGTCAAGGACGAGTTGTAG